A window of Exiguobacterium sp. Helios genomic DNA:
CGAATGCGACCGAGTGGATCTTGTGTCGCGACTTGCGCTAAATCAATTCCTTTTTCACGTGCCATTTTCCGGGCAGCGGGTGAAGCGATTGGACGATCGGCGCGTGACGTCGCTTCTGTTGCTGCGACGGCTGCCGGTTGTTCTTTTTTCGGTTCTTGTGCAACAGGTGTTTCTTTTTGTTCAGGTGCTGGAGCTGCTTCTGTCGGTTGTGCCGCTTCTCCACCTGCTGTAATGATAGCAATCGTTTCTCCGACGCGGACTGTATCCCCTTCGGCAGCCATTACTTCAGACAGAATTCCAGCTTCGTCAGACGGTACTTCGATGTTGACTTTATCTGTCTCCAGTTCGACGATGGCTTCCCCTTTTTCTACCTGATCGCCGGGCTGTTTTAACCACGATGCGACCGTACCTTCCGTAATCGATTCTGCAAGTTCTGGCACTTTGATTTCCATGTTAATTCGTCCCCCTAAGACTTTTCGTGTTTGACCCCACTTGATTTTAGATTAGACATTTGTTTCGGAAGTAGCTGATGTGCTTGGTTGATCGACTGTCGTTCGTGTCAAAGCTTCTGTCAGGATTCGCGCCTGTTCGACTTTGTGCCCTGTCGGATCACCTTCCGCTGTACTCGAACGTCGACGACGACCGATGTAACGGACGGTTGTGATTCCGTTGATAGCAACTGATTCAAGACGTGGCTCGATGTATGTCCAGGCTCCCATGTTTTTCGGTTCTTCCTGAACCCAGACAAATTCACCGACATTCGGATAACGTTCCAACAACGCGTTTAACTGTTTGGCCGGGAATGGATAAATTTCTTCAATCCGTACGATGTGCAACCAGTTGAAATCATCGTCTGATTTCGAGACGGCTTCTGCCAAGTCAATTGCAACTTTTCCGCTGCAGAAGACAATCCGCTCAACCTGTTCCGGTGTTTGTCCCAAACCATCCTGTTCGACAATCCGTTTGAATGAACCGTCTGTCAGTTCAGATAAATCGGACGTCGCGAGTGGATGGCGGAGTAAACTTTTCGGTGTCATGACGACTAGCGGACGTACTTCTTCTTTTCCAAGAATCGCGGCTTGACGGCGAAGCAGATGGAAGTACTGTGCCGCACTTGAAACATTGGCGACTGTCCAGTTCTTTTCGCCTGATAACGTCAAGAACCGCTCCAATCGGCCACTTGAGTGCTCCGGCCCTTGTCCTTCGTATCCATGCGGTAATAGCATGACAAGTCCGGACGTCTGCCCCCATTTTGCACGGCTTGCCGAGATGAACTGATCAAAGATGACTTGACCGGAGTTTGCGAAGTCGCCGTACTGGGCTTCCCATAAAACAAGTGTTTCCGGCGCAAAGACGTTATAGCCGTATTCGAATCCGAGAACGCCTGCTTCCGATAATGGACTGTTGTATACAGCAAACGATGCTGTTGCTGACTTCAGACTGTGCATCGGTGAAAACGATTTGCCGGTCTTCACATCATTCAGATTAATGTTTCGTTGGGCAAATGTTCCCCGTTCCGAATCCTGACCACTTAATCGAATCGGTGTGCCATCGGAAAGAATTGAAGCAAATGCCAATGTTTCGGCATGACCCCAGTCGATGCCGTTTTTCGTCGTCAACGCATCCGTGCGGCGTTTCAGGACTTTCTCAAGTTTATGGAAAACGTTAAATCCACTCGGCCACTCGAGGAGTTGCTCGTTATAGTCCGTCAATTTCTCGACCGCAACCCCTGTCTCGATGTGCGGGACTCCTTTGAAGACGACATCCGGCATGACTCCGCCGTATTCTTTTTCCACATTCGGGACTTTCTCCCGGGCCGCTTTCATCATCTCATTGATGTCAGCTTCAATCTTCGTCACATCTTCTTTTGCGACATCGCCCTGTTCTACCAGTTGCTTGGCATACAGAACGCGTGCTGAATCATGTTTATGGATTAAATCGTAGAGAACGGGATTCGTATTCATCGGCTCATCCATCTCGTTATGTCCGAAGCGACGATACCCGATCAAGTCAATCAAAACGTCCTTGTTGAATGTTGCACGGTATTCGCTAGCGAGCAATGCTACGGCCAGACAACTTTCCGGTTCATCCGCGTTGACGTGGAAAACAGGAATCTCGTAGCCTTTTGCCAAATCACTCGAATAGCGTGTTGAACGGGAATCAGTCGGTTCTGTCGTAAAACCAATCGTATTGTTGGCAATGATATGAATCGTTCCGCCCGTATTGTATCCTTTTAAGTTAGTTAAATTAAGCGTTTCAGCAACAATCCCCTGTCCCGGGAACGCAGCATCACCGTGAATAAGAATGGCAGCCGCTTTTCCCTGTTCCTGACGAGGTGCTCCTTTTTGTGAGCGGTCGTCTTGCGCAGCCCGTGTAAACCCTTCGACGACAGGATCGACGAATTCAAGGTGAGACGGATTGTTGGCAAGCGTCATTCGAACGTTGCTCGATTGTTGCTCCATCTTCCGGTTTAATCCGAGGTGATACTTGACGTCCCCCGTCCAAC
This region includes:
- a CDS encoding 2-oxoglutarate dehydrogenase E1 component; the encoded protein is MKRGEPYMASQDQQAFYGPNLGYIIELYERFLEDASSVDEETRAYFEQNGAPVSERVTKQTVETGDFEKYLAASRLADQIRAKGHLAADIYPLKDHPRETELLELRQFGLTETDLRAMPVTLVCPEPPAHLQDAFEGIEHLKAQYTGAAAVEFQHVDDLDEKKWLRQKIEQGALTAKLTIDQKKQLFKRLAETELFEKYLHKTYVGQKRFSIEGLDAMVPLLDTIVGHLIANGSETINIGMAHRGRLNVLAHVLGKPYEMIFAEFQHAPNHDLVPSEGSIGITYGWTGDVKYHLGLNRKMEQQSSNVRMTLANNPSHLEFVDPVVEGFTRAAQDDRSQKGAPRQEQGKAAAILIHGDAAFPGQGIVAETLNLTNLKGYNTGGTIHIIANNTIGFTTEPTDSRSTRYSSDLAKGYEIPVFHVNADEPESCLAVALLASEYRATFNKDVLIDLIGYRRFGHNEMDEPMNTNPVLYDLIHKHDSARVLYAKQLVEQGDVAKEDVTKIEADINEMMKAAREKVPNVEKEYGGVMPDVVFKGVPHIETGVAVEKLTDYNEQLLEWPSGFNVFHKLEKVLKRRTDALTTKNGIDWGHAETLAFASILSDGTPIRLSGQDSERGTFAQRNINLNDVKTGKSFSPMHSLKSATASFAVYNSPLSEAGVLGFEYGYNVFAPETLVLWEAQYGDFANSGQVIFDQFISASRAKWGQTSGLVMLLPHGYEGQGPEHSSGRLERFLTLSGEKNWTVANVSSAAQYFHLLRRQAAILGKEEVRPLVVMTPKSLLRHPLATSDLSELTDGSFKRIVEQDGLGQTPEQVERIVFCSGKVAIDLAEAVSKSDDDFNWLHIVRIEEIYPFPAKQLNALLERYPNVGEFVWVQEEPKNMGAWTYIEPRLESVAINGITTVRYIGRRRRSSTAEGDPTGHKVEQARILTEALTRTTVDQPSTSATSETNV